The following are encoded in a window of Arctopsyche grandis isolate Sample6627 chromosome 2, ASM5162203v2, whole genome shotgun sequence genomic DNA:
- the LOC143922745 gene encoding putative ATP-dependent RNA helicase TDRD12: MSIMDISGNMALVFDSNVWRHIVNNIKRLSQNVTSIGIPDYLIEFSQGSVYAPPSYSKTFQRMAKAPEIIEVPEKTIREAKELSHIPNLEGDVYRLYDNVFFTFGKLYLRRADKSFELFGEKISKYMINIYFSFEMSKHIQLTKNLVLSLDETTISIIKRDLKEYIEKQKMINDEFPRLNNHCNSEEEVKKMCDEILEAKDSSLSDFLLKIGQKSMFNGIPIDERLMEYKKQHCNIEKKYFERMQRLKHPPQYNVSQKFDPIEISFSEYSRDILYPNIYPITEHGYILPQSMRRRIQSGLEQPPNISKPIENNLSDIRRVSCLARNRRSNDDRSNESIHRHLAEDKTAALPISSSEECSSLSTSKSLDTFEKKKIDVIESQRQNSATGGTSKSTRVMSNPASLRSGSKYDDIFEQYSTPTLMLHSKEKLPSRWLNLNDATFTQVLHENLTLLNIKYPKSSQTATWPIITRGHDTLIIGPKDSGKTMGVLVPLCNMISNIKILGSLPKRQGPLAWIVCSNFRTAVVIEKKCNRLLEDVVIDNENISVLRIDTSLDDCTNASKLLNGCSILISTPYVVKLADLESSSLDLKRLLYLVFDGVDTLKGNYYADVLKIHKMCTEEAESRSGEGSNIQVMATSCTWNNLTDQLSKLLRNPVICIDAFNECMQYANVEIATAFTKCINRPTELVKYLNNLEEKFRRIIIICNSDNEVDKIYIRLRKCRFRAIKFLSNMGLGYINNIKYRWANHLKYSSKLALVCCETNLKYLNVTNANCLIHFSLPLSYSVFENRFSTFIDNLPPFWDKNDDVVCKVLLFIDEQDRFKLPEIVNFLKRYVVDKNDAVYKKAEAMLISSEMDKAMVAMPLCNGLMKSGKCHHDFDCTKRHMFIPEFDKSTNYLPQSGYINFKINHTHSACSYSAQILSYQNANGEEVHVEQNYPKLALDISTHYSKEENRILQTDLKPGNVCIVQLKTDQFFRCKILKIVFVKNTKYQVLIDLIDRGIHELCDSSNLLEITEDFKNIDGMAFEICVAGVMPKDRDLYWSASSKETFDGFLSSRSDDTFFSGQIILNIGNTLWLDGVLCCLPLSSRNKKHFLINVKAFILDCGIGTDNPQHIPSLYELCKKA, encoded by the exons AACCTCGAAGGCGATGT ATACAGACTTTACGATAACGTCTTTTTCACGTTCGGCAAATTATACCTTCGACGGGCCGACAAAAGCTTTGAACTATTCGGTGAAAAAATCTCtaaatatatgataaatatcTATTTCTCCTTCGAAATGTCCAAACATATCCAATTGACAAAGAATTTAGTTTTGAGTCTGGACGAAACCAccatttctataataaaacgtGATCTCAAAGAGTacattgaaaaacaaaaaatgataAACGATGAATTTCCAAGGTTAAATAATCATTGTAACAGTGAAGAAGAGGTGAAGAAAATGTGTGATGAAATTTTGGAAGCTAAAGACTCCTCTTTATCAGATTTCCTCCTTAAAATTGGCCAAAAATCTATGTTCAATGGCATTCCAATCGACGAGCGACTAATGGAATATAAAAAACAGCATTGcaacatagaaaaaaaatactttgaaaGGATGCAACGTCTTAAACATCCTCCACAAtata ATGTTTCACAGAAATTTGACCCTATCGAAATTTCATTTTCCGAATATTCTAGAGATATCCTATATCCAAATATATATCCTATAACCGAACATGGGTATATTTTACCACAATCAATGAGGCGGAGAATACAATCAGGCTTGGAACAACCACCGAATATTTCAAAACCGATCGAAAATAATCTTTCCGATATAAGGCGAGTAAGTTGCCTTGCACGAAATAGACGTAGCAATGATGACAGATCGAATGAATCCATACATCGACATCTCGCTGAAGACAAAACGGCTGCATTACCCATATCATCCTCGGAAGAATGTAGTTCATTATCAACTTCAAAATCCCTCGAtactttcgaaaaaaaaaagattgatgTCATCGAATCCCAGAGACAAAACTCTGCAACAGGCGGAACATCCAAAAGTACTCGAGTCATGTCAAACCCCGCCTCGTTAAGGTCAGGATCCAAATATGACGACATTTTTGAACAGTATTCCACGCCTACGTTGATGCTGCATTCAAAGGAAAAACTACCGAGTCGTTGGCTCAATTTGAACGACGCCACTTTCACTCAGGTGCTGCATGAAAACTTGACgctgttgaatataaaatatccaaaatctTCGCAAACGGCGACCTGGCCGATAATCACGCGAGGCCATGACACGCTAATAATCGGACCAAAAGACAGCGGCAAAACTATGGGCGTTCTTGTGCCGCTGTGCAACATGATctctaatataaaaattttgggGAGTTTGCCAAAGCGACAAGGACCTCTTGCGTGGATTGTATGTTCCAATTTCAGAACTGCAGTGGTAATTGAAAAAAAGTGTAATAGATTGCTCGAAGATGTTGTCATTGACAATGAAAACATCTCAGTGCTGAGGATAGACACTTCTTTAGACGATTGCACCAACGCTTCTAAATTGTTGAATGGTTGTTCTATTTTGATATCTACGCCGTATGTTGTGAAGCTGGCCGATTTGGAGAGTTCGTCCTTGGATTTAAAACGTCTGTTGTATCTCGTGTTCGACGGTGTCGATACACTAAAGGGAAATTATTACGCTGATGTGCTTAAAATCCATAAGATGTGTACCGAAGAGGCCGAGAGTCGCTCCGGTGAGGGGTCAAATATCCAGGTGATGGCCACGTCTTGCACTTGGAACAATTTAACAGACCAACTGTCCAAACTGCTTCGCAATCCTGTCATCTGCATCGATGCTTTTAATGAGTGCATGCAGTATGCCAATGTGGAAATTGCAACAGCGTTTACCAAGTGCATTAATAGACCCACAGAATTAGTCAAGTATCTAAACAACCTTGAAGAGAAGTTTAGAAGGATCATAATCATTTGCAATAGCGATAACGaagttgataaaatttatatccgCTTGCGAAAATGTCGATTTAGGGCCATCAAATTTTTGAGTAATATGGGTTTAGGGTATATTAACAACATTAAGTATCGGTGGGCGAATCATTTGAAATACTCCAGCAAGTTAGCGTTAGTATGTTGtgaaacaaatttgaaatactTGAATGTGACCAATGCTAATTGTCTGATTCATTTCTCATTGCCACTGTCTTACTCTGTGTTTGAGAATAGATTTTCAACGTTCATTGATAATCTTCCTCCGTTTTGGGATAAAAACGACGATGTCGTTTGCAAAGTCCTCTTATTCATCGATGAACAGGATCGATTTAAGCTACCTGAAATAGTCAACTTCTTAAAACGATATGTTGTCGACAAAAACGATGCCGTGTATAAAAAGGCTGAAGCAATGTTGATTTCAAGTGAAATGGATAAAGCAATGGTAGCTATGCCACTATGCAACGGTTTGATGAAATCTGGCAAGTGTCACCACGATTTTGACTGCACAAAACGTCATATGTTCATACCAGAGTTCGACAAATCCACAAATTATCTTCCACAATCCGGTTACATTAACTTCAAAATCAATCACACACACAGTGCTTGCTCATATTCAGCtcaaatcttatcctaccagaACGCTAACGGTGAAGAAGTCCACGTCGAGCAGAACTATCCAAAATTGGCTCTAGATATTTCCACACACTATTCCAAAGAAGAGAACCGGATTCTACAAACCGATTTGAAACCGGGCAACGTTTGCATCGTCCAGTTGAAAACTGATCAATTCTTCCGTTGCAAGATTCTGAAGATTGTGTTTGTAAAGAATACAAAATATCAGGTACTTATTGATTTGATCGATCGGGGTATTCACGAGTTGTGCGATAGTAGCAACCTGCTTGAAATCACTGAAGATTTTAAGAATATTGACGGTATGGCGTTTGAGATTTGCGTTGCTGGAGTGATGCCTAAAGACAGAGATTTATATTGGAGTGCGTCTTCTAAGGAGACATTTGATGGTTTCCTATCGAGTCGTTCCGATGATACGTTCTTCAGTGGACAAATCATATTGAATATCGGAAACACGCTTTGGCTTGATGGTGTTCTATGTTGTCTACCACTTTCTTCGCGCAACAAAAAGCATTTCCTAATCAACGTTAAAGCGTTTATTTTAGACTGCGGTATCGGTACAGACAATCCACAACACATACCATCGCTTTATGAACTGTGTAAAAAGGCATAG